Proteins encoded within one genomic window of Kibdelosporangium phytohabitans:
- a CDS encoding S49 family peptidase — protein MSVTEKLVSRLPGLGDRIDRKPVVSVIKLHGVITPTPSPLGRGSISLNSVESALTRAFDHERLLAVALQVNSPGGAPTQSALVAERIRQLAARKNVPVIAFCEDVAASGGYWLACAADEIFAHGTSLVGSIGVISAGFGLTGLLERVGVERRVHTAGTNKMRLDPFQNEKPEDVEWLVGLQGQLHEQFVEWVSERRGDRLSKDHDDVFSGEVWTGAAAAERGLVDGLGTLRGVISQRYPDAEIAIAEPRRPLLARLGVGGGAAAGILGAAIQAVEHRATWSRFGL, from the coding sequence ATGAGCGTGACCGAGAAGCTGGTGTCCCGGTTGCCCGGCCTGGGCGACCGGATCGATCGCAAGCCCGTCGTCTCCGTGATCAAGCTGCACGGCGTGATCACGCCGACCCCGTCCCCGCTCGGCCGCGGGTCGATCAGCCTCAACTCGGTCGAGTCCGCGTTGACCAGGGCGTTCGACCACGAGCGGCTGCTCGCGGTGGCGTTGCAGGTCAACTCGCCCGGTGGCGCGCCGACCCAGTCGGCGCTGGTCGCCGAGCGGATCAGGCAGCTGGCGGCCCGCAAGAACGTGCCCGTGATCGCGTTCTGCGAGGACGTGGCGGCGTCCGGCGGGTACTGGCTCGCGTGCGCGGCCGACGAGATCTTCGCGCACGGCACGTCGCTGGTCGGCTCGATCGGCGTGATCAGCGCGGGATTCGGCCTGACCGGGTTGCTGGAGCGGGTCGGCGTCGAGCGGCGCGTGCACACCGCGGGCACCAACAAGATGCGGCTCGACCCGTTCCAGAACGAGAAGCCCGAGGACGTCGAGTGGCTGGTCGGGTTGCAGGGGCAGCTGCACGAGCAGTTCGTCGAGTGGGTCAGCGAGCGGCGCGGTGACCGGCTCAGCAAGGACCACGACGACGTGTTCTCCGGCGAGGTGTGGACGGGTGCCGCGGCGGCCGAACGCGGCCTGGTGGACGGCCTGGGCACGTTGCGCGGCGTGATCTCGCAGCGCTACCCGGACGCCGAGATCGCCATCGCCGAACCACGACGGCCGCTGCTCGCCCGGCTCGGGGTCGGCGGCGGTGCGGCCGCCGGGATTCTCGGAGCCGCGATTCAGGCCGTGGAACACAGAGCTACCTGGTCGCGCTTCGGTCTGTGA
- a CDS encoding LytR/AlgR family response regulator transcription factor has translation MHPTVTNESAAGLVVLCVDDERAGIEMITERLEGNRHVRKILTAFDAAEALRVLSGNDEELVTRRKAGMPAVDAVFCDLNMPGLTGIEMGRVLSEFNPPPCLVFVTGVGGDEAVDAFELGAVDYLLKPLNDQARVDKAVDRVIAKLRLNNLPAPGTAPGGGVAVQDERDDEVIPVELAGTTKLVARKSVRWVEAQGDYARLYTTDGSHLVRIPLAQLEERWGKVGFVRIHRSYLVPLNLITELRMGASGYTVVIGSEEKELPVSRRHTRELKDKLVRSPRAGFGS, from the coding sequence ATGCACCCCACCGTGACTAACGAGAGCGCAGCCGGACTCGTCGTACTCTGCGTGGACGACGAGCGGGCCGGCATAGAGATGATCACCGAACGGCTCGAGGGAAACCGGCACGTTCGCAAGATCCTGACGGCCTTCGACGCCGCCGAGGCGCTGCGGGTGCTCAGCGGCAACGACGAAGAGCTGGTCACCCGACGCAAAGCGGGGATGCCCGCGGTCGACGCGGTCTTCTGCGACCTGAACATGCCCGGCCTGACCGGCATCGAGATGGGCCGCGTGCTCTCCGAGTTCAACCCGCCGCCCTGCCTGGTGTTCGTCACCGGCGTCGGCGGCGACGAGGCGGTCGACGCCTTCGAACTCGGCGCGGTGGACTACCTGCTCAAGCCGTTGAACGACCAGGCGCGGGTGGACAAGGCGGTCGACCGCGTGATCGCCAAGCTGCGCCTGAACAACCTGCCCGCGCCGGGCACCGCGCCCGGCGGTGGCGTCGCGGTGCAGGACGAGCGCGACGACGAGGTGATCCCGGTCGAACTGGCCGGTACGACGAAACTGGTGGCGCGCAAGTCGGTCCGCTGGGTGGAGGCGCAGGGCGACTACGCGCGGCTCTACACCACGGACGGCTCGCACCTGGTCCGGATCCCGTTGGCGCAGTTGGAGGAGCGCTGGGGAAAGGTCGGGTTCGTGCGGATCCACCGGTCGTACCTGGTGCCGCTGAACCTGATCACCGAGTTGCGGATGGGCGCGTCCGGGTACACCGTCGTGATCGGCAGCGAGGAGAAGGAGCTGCCGGTGAGCCGGCGGCACACGCGTGAGCTCAAGGACAAGCTCGTGCGATCCCCCCGCGCGGGCTTCGGCAGCTAG